The DNA segment aattttacaaCTTAACAGACATGACATCATAATTTGGTTACCCATCTGCTGACAAAAGGTTACAATCTAAGATAATTAGAACATATTATGTAAAATCTTTTTGACTTAAAGGGATCACTTGCTTCATCCTTCtgaatcattaagattttacataaTATGTTCTATTAACTATGATATTGATACTGTTATTTAAAGAGGTAATCAATCTGTAGTGTATCAGTACTTGTCAATTGATCTTCTTCTTTTGTATACTTCTTGGGAAAGGTTATAGAGAAAACTGCTTTTTATAGGGACATGCTGCAATGCTGAACTCTGGTTGTTTTAATCCAAAAGTGAAAGCAGAGTTCATGACTTGTTCAAATGATGGGTAAGTATTAACCTTTTCAATGACATATGCAGTGAATAGACTTATTATTGAGTATGGTCATGATGTAGCAGATGAAGTAACTAGCAGAATATGTCTGTTACTTTCAATGATCCTTTAAAAGATTGTTAGGCTTGAAACTTATGTATGAGACAATTACAACTATATCTCTAACACTCTAGACAAGAGTTCAgaagtgtttgattttatttttttatccaagCTGAATCTCTTAATGTACATTTTCCATGCATGTTCATGTGGATGAAACAAGTCTGTTAGTTCTGACTCAACAAACTGCCCAAATATTCACAGTTGGTTGCCTCCTGGTATGCTCGCAGTATTTTTGGAAACAGTTTATGCTATCCATGTCAAGCTTTGTAAtttgagttattcccctttatCTTATGATGAAAATAGATGAGTGTTATCATTCTCTCGTATTGCTGTTGCATTTGATATTGTGATAAACATAGAGGTGTCATGATTCCAGAACTGTGCGACTGTGGGACGTTAATGACGAGGGTAAGAAGCAGCGTCACGTGATCAAGCCTCGGTCACAGCAGGGTCGAAGGGTCGTACCAACCACCTGTGCATACAGTCACGATGGTCGCTGGGTTGTAGCTGCATGTCAGGATGGTTCCCTGCAATTGTGGGATCATAACAGGCCCTTTGTAAGATGCTGTCTTGGTACTTTCCTTGATAGTGTTATATAGTTGGCAACTTGAAAATAATATCACGATTCAGTTTGGTAGTTTGGCTTTTTGTGGCTGTAATTGAGAACAATACATAAGCCTGGTATAGAGTTTATTGCTAGAGATGAAAACATTTGCATGTGACATGATAAGACACTGGTTaatgaaatatcacataaaatgaAGATGTGGATACAgagttgaataaataaatagtttgcacacatttcagcaaacttaataaaatgtttttaattgatcACAGTATATCGAAACTCATTTGATAATCACACacttttttgctgtttttatataatttactgTTCAGCGCATGGGTCACACAGCtaacaaaatacaatgtcaAAGGTGCTAGATgttaatgtacatatttttaaatgtttctgtaTGAACCAATTCAGTCGTGCACCACAGCTTGTCATTAATATTGGAGTCACAATTTGTACATTGGTCAGTCAGTTGGTCCGTCTGCTGGTCTAAGTTTGTGGAGCGAACTTTTCCCAAAGTTTAAGAGTTATCAGATGATACTTGGTATACATTACAACTATGATGCATAGTATTGAATGAGGAGTTTTTGGAGTCTGATTATTGGTACACATTTTTGCCGTGATAGGTAGAAGTGACAAGTGTCCATTTCTTTTCCCATGGCTAACCCCGGCCAACTTCCTTTGAGTAATGTTTGAGTTATGTGCTCAGTTTAACTCTGGCTTACTTTTCTTGATATAATCTTGAAACATCTTTGAtgatttttctttcaatacttGTCCTAGTCAATTAGTAACAAGGCAAGGCAGCATGCAGGGGTAGTCATCACTTCTGTGATACAACTAGTTTCATAATGATCCAATGAAATTCTGATTTCAAAGCAAGGATTGAATCTAACTATCTAACTATAGCATGTTCGCTAAAGATCTCGATGTAGTGGTTTGAAGTTTCCTTATTCTGTGAAAAAAATAGAGTTTGATACGTGTTTTGATCTGTGAAATGGCTGGAAACTGGTTTTTACAGATGACAAAAGTTCAAGCACAGTGTAGAAATTTAAGTATTTCACTGACTTCGCATAGAATGGCATAATTATTAAGCACAGACATTTCTACATAGTCTCTCAACATCTTTGTGATAATTTAGTATCATTTGAGAACAAATGGGCAGGATAATAGCAATGGACTGGTTGCAAATTTAGGTCGTGCCCATGAGCCCATAGTACATGAGACAATTAAGAACCTATGTATAAAGTTCtgacaaacatttatttgtatcacACAAATGAATTCATGATTCTATAGaataatgtatataaaagtAACTAGTAATGCTTGATTTAGATATTTCACTATATGACatataagtacatttttttattctctCCATACATGTACCTTCATTTTTAAAGGTATACTGTAAGTTCATATTCTGCAAcattatgttcatattctttGTTATTGTGCAACCTTAGAACAATACATGAGTCCAGTAATTATTTTGTCTAAAAGTATGAATAGTTTATCTGATCCTACATTGCTTCATTTTGACCAGGTGAATGTGTCCATGTTGTTGAGAACGGCGCACATGAATGGCAGTGATACAACCTCTCTGTGCTTCTCCTATGATGGCAGGGTGCTTGCTTCAAGGGGAGGTAATGATTGTTATAAGTATTAGCTTATATGGTATTTGTTTTGCAGTGACAAGGTATGAGTTGGGCAAACTCCATCTGTAAGGAGTCTGGATGTATAGAAACTCAGGATTACAATGAACACATTTTCTGGGCCTGATTTCATTCATTCTATATCTAATGTCAAAGTTAATGGTTATAAACCAACTGTggttataatgaatatataatgaaCACTCTTTTCATACCCAATGGTGAAAACATAAGCAGTTGTCtattgaccagtagatgacccctattcattttaaggtcatcaggtcaaaggtcaaggtcacattgccTTAGAGGTGGAAAGCTTGTCTTAGTGATATGaaggttgggcatgaccagtagatgacccctatcaatTTTTAGTTCATCAGgttaaaagtcaaggtcacagtgacattgtttgtgaaaagcttgtccgagtgataacttgacaatacctgcacccatggccctcaaacttgacatggaggatGGAAGTGACCATTAAATAAACCCTATTGATTAGGGATCATTAGGTCAAAAGGTTCATAATGACCCTGAACGCAAAGatcttgtccgagtgataacatgacaatgcctgcattgacggtcctcaaacttgaggtggaggttgggcatgaccagtagatgaccccttttgattttgtggtcatcaggtcaaatcaGCTggcatgcatattttattcaattgtccaaatattcctgacaacatggtgctcaggggaccataatgtttgacaaacatctcttgtccTTCAGGTGATGACACTGTGAAGCTATGGGACATTAGAAGCCTGAAAAAACCATTGGCAGTAAGGGAGAACTTGCCAAACTACTTCCCaaagtatgtgtttgttttattcatgtttgattaaaaaatgtcTGATCAGGTGCAATAAAGGTTAAGTTTAAAAACCCCAATTTGAACCGCAATAAGTGCATGACatgttatttaacaaatttatacCCCAATGGGCAGGTTGGTTAAATTAGGGCCAATTAGATGCATGATTGTTGTTCTCCAAGGCAAGGAAATATACCTAAATATTTAAGTTGACAGCAATCTTTCTTTTCagatttaatatatgtttaataaatcaaCTCTAATGAcaagtatttaatattgttgacaAAAGTAACATTTAACTtcttttgattttgttattaattttcaaGAACTGTTTAACCTCTGTCccttctttaaaattgtttataagcGAAAACAATGAggtcaattaaaaatatttacattgcctTAGTCCTCCCTTAATATGAAATTGTAACGTAGAGCACCTGAAAATGACCAGCACAGGGGCCACATAGGACTTCAGGACTAACCATACCTGCAAGCAAATTAagtgtattaataaaataaacaacatatatatttcactgagaAATGTACCTGATTACAGTACGGATGTCCTGTTTAGCCCGGATGACAGACTGGTACTGACAGGGCTGTCAGTGAAGAAGAATGAAGGCAAGGGCAAGCTACTCTTCATGGACCGAGAGTCACTGGGCACACTGACTGAATTGGAGGTTTCTGACATGGTAGGTTTCATTGACATTTGCTagctttatatatacaaagtttaaatGCTTAAACGAAAATGTAAATTAGGTTGTCCAGTGTGTTAAaaaaactgaatatctttacaaactaaattcattacaaaaaatTCCTTCATTTTGGTTGTTAAAATCTGATGAAGATATAGAAACTTTAATATCTGTTGCTGGAAACAGCCATTTAAAGTGGCACTGACATTTAACTTTGCTTTTGTTGGTAGGTgagattttatcatttaatatacattatatgtatagatacatgattaatatttatgatGAACAGAAGTTGGTAAAAATCGCAAATAGATTTTCAGTGTGAATATGTCACAGAATGAAGCAAAAAAGATGGAGAAATGTCTGTTTGATAGTGTTGTCTGTTTCATAGTGTTTCAGAGTGTTGTCTGTTTCAGAATGTTGTACAATGTTGAGTAATGTATATTTCAGAGTGTTGTAAGATGTATCTGGCATCCTAGGCTGAACCAGTTTGTGGTTGGGTGTGGGGATGGGAAGGCTCAACTCTACTACGACGAACACAAGTCACACAGGTACACAGATAGATTTGTTTTCTGTAAATGGGTATTTTTACTGAATACAGGAATACAACAGCATACAACACCATGCAGACACatcattataaatgtatattgagTAAAAGAGAGTAATACTGTATAGATATAATTTTAATACCCTGACTTGGCATACTAATACATGTACCACAAATTGGAACTTTCATTCCCTTATTTCAGTATGGCCTGACTAAATGTTGTAGACAATTGATAATTGTCGGATAATTTGGAGGTGAAATGTCAATGtgaattttaatatgtatgaaGCTCATGTAAGtgattatatataatgtatatatttcagagGAGCAAAGTTATGTGTGGCAAAGAAaccttccaagacaaaacaaatggaAATTGTAGCCCACAGGCAAATCATTACACGTAAGTTATAGCTatgaatttaaatgatgtttttaagtttgaattATACACAAGCTGCAAGTAGGAAAATGTTGTCCATCACATTTATATTAAGAACATTTAATTCACAATATTTTccccaaataataataatgtattgaatAAATCAATCTTTTATAGTCAAAGACATCatcttttgtaaacaaacaacttccattttattgttaaagtAAGATGTCATTTTGACATACAACAAtacagtttttcattttcatttttcaagatTGAATGTATTGTATGTACTTTCTGTTTCCTCACCAAATCTATGGTACTTTTTTATCCAACCTTTGCTCGGTGTATTCCAGCATATGCTCTGCCAATGTTCCGTCAGCAGCGTGAGTCTAGCACAAAAAAGCAGGATGAGAGAGCTAGGAAAGACCCGGTGCTATCTCGCAGGCCAGACCTCCCTGTATATGGACCAGGTACAGACTTAAAGTGAATATAATAACCTGCTGGAAGCTTCCTGCAGAAATTCTGATAGTTATATTTTGAACATCAGTCTTCCCTTTGAAGGAAATTGACACAAGTCTTATCTTCCATCAGACTAAAAACAGAACTACAAATGTAGAAAGCGATACCGGGGatcaatttttcaaacaatcTTATCTGTTTTAGCTGCTGTTATAGCTgctaatcattttaaaatgagatGAAGATAATCACAGTATATTTCAGCTGTTATAGTCACtatttgatgtttaaaagaGAATTTCACATTTTTAAGACTTAAAGAACAGATTATCTATAAAAtcagaatgaaataaaaacctCAGCTAGGTCTTTTAAAGGACCTTAAACCATAATACTAGTAGCATGTTTGATTGTTCAAGAAATTTAATCCCTGATAATATCagtaataacaattttattttactactaCCAGGCTCGGGTGGTCGCCTGGCCACGAAGGGTGGCACACTGTCACAGTATGTTGTGCAAACCCTCGTTATGCAGAAAGAAGATCAGTATGAAGATAATCCAAGGGAGGCAATCCTAAGACATGCCAAATTTACGGAGGAAAACCCCCTCTGGGTGGCTCCTGCCTATAAGAAGTATGTATGATAGGGTTCATTTCTTGGAGTACTTGTTAATAACAAGTGCAGTACCTTGACACCTGCTTTCATGAAGTATATATGataaaatctttaattgtaGAGTTCAGGGgcataaataagataaaaaaaaggaTGGCTTTTTTAAGAGGGGCTAtgtttgttaatgttgtacCATCTGAAGTCTTGTCCTCACGTTTCCGTATAAACATCTTTTGTTGTTCAAGTTAAATAACATAAGtcaaatttcattaaatattttcttcaaggATAAAATTTATTAGTTTGTTGAATCCTTAAGCTAGATACCAATTAGGTATTTCTAAAGCTCTAGTCTGTATTATGTTTCAATTTATGACCATTAAATTGATGCCTGAATGATGAAACACAAGTagcataaaataataaataagttggtTTGCTATCTtactaaaaacaaacattttttgtaatttattaaaattgatattcattatcaaaatactttaatttctTGGACATTTATTCTGTTGTTATTTCTCTTTCAACATTATTGTTGATCATTTGGTGTTTATGGTTTAAGAAGTtcttatcaattattaatatagTTCTAATGCTTTAATTCTGCAAATATCTTGTAAAAgtcttgtattttgttttatgagcTACCATGAGAAGTGATCATGTTATAAGAGATCTTTGAGGTGCTATTGGTTAGTGAAAATCATGATTTGGTTAAGCGCCAGTCTCACTTTGCCTGCAATTGCACA comes from the Mya arenaria isolate MELC-2E11 chromosome 13, ASM2691426v1 genome and includes:
- the LOC128212987 gene encoding WD repeat-containing protein 70-like produces the protein MADKDGTKKARQFDFMSMFEEARQTAIERTTTSDLSKDIDGADAEETVARINKQTKALGLSVGKEGAQKARKQTTDHSSSGSDSSDSDDEMIGPPVPKPAAAAASDDEDIGPPLPPEMKSSGSREATGARQTGGDSDDDEGSGEEEESLLSKIPSSLNITLEHGKKTVSALALDPSGARLVTGGNDYDVKLFDFAGMDSTLKPFRSLRPCECHPIKQLQYSSTGDMILVVAGNSQAKVLDRDGHEKFECKKGDQYLADMAQTKGHAAMLNSGCFNPKVKAEFMTCSNDGTVRLWDVNDEGKKQRHVIKPRSQQGRRVVPTTCAYSHDGRWVVAACQDGSLQLWDHNRPFVNVSMLLRTAHMNGSDTTSLCFSYDGRVLASRGGDDTVKLWDIRSLKKPLAVRENLPNYFPNTDVLFSPDDRLVLTGLSVKKNEGKGKLLFMDRESLGTLTELEVSDMSVVRCIWHPRLNQFVVGCGDGKAQLYYDEHKSHRGAKLCVAKKPSKTKQMEIVAHRQIITPYALPMFRQQRESSTKKQDERARKDPVLSRRPDLPVYGPGSGGRLATKGGTLSQYVVQTLVMQKEDQYEDNPREAILRHAKFTEENPLWVAPAYKKTQPQPIFQGEEEKVEETDIQPPWKKQKKT